Proteins co-encoded in one Arachis hypogaea cultivar Tifrunner chromosome 11, arahy.Tifrunner.gnm2.J5K5, whole genome shotgun sequence genomic window:
- the LOC112722278 gene encoding uncharacterized protein: MGNARERMADTYENTKQTMSSASDKASTMAQNAKDNMAESMSYGRDRAANAYEEGKQKINMASDMMSEKLYDAKDSMGGAMEYAKDKANNAYDGTRERMKMASQRTYDVKNKVKGAMEYGRDNAGDAYYGAKEQMNVVGDRAYDA, encoded by the coding sequence ATGGGTAATGCTAGAGAAAGAATGGCAGATACCTATGAGAATACTAAGCAGACGATGTCCTCCGCGTCGGACAAGGCTTCAACCATGGCACAAAATGCTAAAGATAACATGGCCGAGTCCATGAGTTACGGAAGAGATAGAGCAGCCAATGCTTATGAGGAGGGTAAGCAGAAAATAAACATGGCTTCAGATATGATGTCAGAAAAATTGTATGATGCCAAGGACTCGATGGGTGGGGCGATGGAATATGCCAAGGACAAAGCAAACAATGCTTATGATGGAACCAGAGAGAGAATGAAGATGGCTTCACAGAGAACCTATGATGTAAAGAATAAAGTAAAAGGAGCAATGGAGTATGGAAGAGATAACGCAGGTGATGCCTATTATGGAGCCAAGGAGCAAATGAACGTGGTTGGAGATAGGGCCTATGATGCTTGA